A region from the Panicum hallii strain FIL2 chromosome 1, PHallii_v3.1, whole genome shotgun sequence genome encodes:
- the LOC112901686 gene encoding squamosa promoter-binding-like protein 3: MGSFRMDWNQKGSVLWDWENLPLIGTNGNESAKMTATQAEAKFSGAEVTRHGSVHSSCGTFSSNSEMGYGSSKSSISATIDSSPKARKNMELSFAPARVSDKNTGRNTVLGKVDDARTSPSSVIAISSGEPVLSLKLGKRTYFEDVCGGQSVKSLPSDTSAVTPASVKKAKAAQNAQNTYCQVEGCKIDLSSAKDYHRKHKVCESHSKAPKVVVAGLERRFCQQCSRFHGLDLFDQKKRSCRRRLNDHNARRRKPQPEAISFGSSRLSTMFYDARQQTTLHFGQAPYGQIRSCASSSWDNPGGAFKFAETKAPWLKPTRAAGIDGLHLSSQQVWNNIMPHGGHQDFDGFMAFKGTSAKVLNQGVEASAAVSDSNGNPDLQRALSLLSNNSAGAGNNQPTTQLHPGLSTVASTSDAVMQASSPGLWQDGAALDLHARFQALDPLGSGSTIATAHELQLPRPSLYDGSSSHYDLMH; encoded by the exons ATGGGTTCATTTCGGATGGACTGGAACCAGAAGGGTTCTGTGTTGTGGGATTGGGAGAATTTGCCACTGATAGGCACTAATGGAAACGAGAGTGCTAAGATGACTGCGACTCAGGCTGAGGCCAAGTTTTCAGGCGCTGAGGTCACAAGGCATGGATCAGTGCATTCTTCCTGTGGTACTTTCTCTTCCAACTCGGAGATGGGGTATGGCTCATCTAAGAGCTCCATATCCGCGACGATTGATTCTTCGCCCAAGGCGAGGAAAAACATGGAGCTCAGTTTTGCACCTGCCAGAGTGTCTGACAAGAATACCGGCAGGAACACTGTTTTGGGAAAGGTTGATGATGCCAGAACCTCCCCATCATCAGTGATAGCCATAAGCAGTGGAGAGCCGGTGCTTAGCCTGAAACTTGGCAAGAGAACCTATTTTGAAGATGTCTGTGGAGGGCAGAGTGTCAAGAGTTTGCCATCAGATACGAGTGCAGTGACTCCTGCTTCGGTGAAGAAGGCAAAGGCGGCTCAAAACGCACAGAACACATACTGTCAGGTTGAAGGTTGCAAGATTGATCTCTCTTCTGCTAAAGATTACCATCGAAAGCACAAAGTCTGTGAATCTCACTCTAAGGCTCCCAAGGTGGTTGTTGCTGGTCTGGAGCGGCGCTTTTGTCAACAGTGTAGCCG GTTCCATGGTTTAGATCTCTTTGACCAGAAAAAACGAAGCTGCCGCAGGCGTCTCAATGATCACAATGCCCGCAGACGGAAGCCACAGCCTGAAGCAATTTCTTTTGGTTCATCAAGGCTCTCCACAATGTTCTATG ATGCAAGGCAACAGACAACTCTTCATTTTGGTCAAGCTCCTTATGGTCAAATAAGAAGCTGTGCAAGTTCTTCATGGGATAACCCAGGAGGAGCCTTCAAATTTGCAGAAACTAAAGCTCCTTGGTTAAAGCCAACAAGAGCTGCTGGTATTGATGGCTTGCATCTCTCAAGTCAGCAGGTATGGAACAACATTATGCCACATGGTGGACATCAAGATTTTGATGGGTTCATGGCTTTCAAAGGAACCAGTGCAAAGGTCCTCAATCAAG GCGTTGAAGCTTCTGCGGCTGTCTCCGACTCAAATGGAAACCCGGATCTTCAGCGTGCTCTCTCTCTTCTGTCAAACAATTCGGCTGGTGCTGGCAACAACCAACCGACCACTCAGCTGCACCCTGGCCTGAGCACCGTCGCCAGCACCTCCGACGCAGTGATGCAAGCTTCATCGCCAGGGCTCTGGCAAGACGGTGCAGCCCTTGATCTTCATGCGCGGTTTCAGGCTCTTGATCCTCTGGGCAGCGGCAGCACCATTGCAACAGCTCATGAGCTCCAGCTCCCAAGACCATCCTTGTACGATGGCTCCTCATCCCACTATGACCTGATGCACTGA